In the genome of Chryseobacterium sp. 52, the window AAAAGCCGTTTGTTTCTCAGAAAAGCTTTAAGAGAGAAAATATCAGAATATTCATGGATGAAGTCTCTGATAAATTTCAACGTGTTTTTGACATTTTAAAGCACAATAATGATTCCGGAATTGTCTACGTAAGAACAAGGAAAGATGCGGAAATGCTGGCCGAATTCCTTAAAAAGAATCAAGTAAAAAATGTAGATTATTTTCATGCAGGTTTAACGACAAAAGAGAAAAACACAAGGCAATCTATCTGGAATAGAAGTGACAATCATGTTCTGATTTCAACGAATGCTTTCGGTATGGGAATCGATAAAGACAATGTCCGTTTTGTGATTCACTATTCTCCCGCCCCATCATTGGAAAATTATTACCAGGAAATCGGAAGATCAGGAAGAGACGGAAAAGACAGTTTTGCATTCCTTCTCTGGAATAAACAGGAACTTCTGAATTTTGATGAAATTTTAAAAAATCAAACGCCCAACAAAGCAGAATTTTTAAAGATCATCACCTATCTATACTCTATTTTCCAGGTCGCAGAATACGAGCTTCCGGAAAAAGTCTTTCAACTGAATATTCAGGGCATACAAAACTTCACCAGACTGTCGAAAGCAAAGATCAGCAATGTTCTTAATTTTCTCCACAATCAGGAAATCATCTATCACAATGACAACAAAAGCCTGTCTTCATTGGAGCTTCTCTTCAATGCTGATGAAATAGACCAGCTTCCACAAAAAGATGCCTATTTTATCGAACTTCTGCTTCGCTCGATATCAGGAATCACTACGCACAAAGTCATGTTCAGCGAGCAGCAGGTAAGCAATAAGATTGGGGTAAGCGTTCCTTTGATTAAAGAAAGGCTTAAAGAACTTCAGCAGAAAAATTATCTGGAATATGTAGATGGAGCGTTATCAAGCATCAAATTTCTAAAACCGCGTGACGAAAGAGCCGTGAACGGAGCCTACTGGAAATTGTTTGAACATATTCAGAAAAATAAAATTCAGAAATGGGAAGAGATCAAGTTTTTCATAGAAAACACTGATTTCTGTAAGATGAAACTGATTCTCGCCTACTTTGGTGAAAAGAATACAAAAAACTGCGGTCAGTGTTCTGTCTGCGAAAAAAATAAACAATCTATTTTCGGGAAAAACATTTCCCAGCAAATCATCAATCTCCTGGCAAAAAAACCGTCTACGATTGAAGATCTTTCTGTTCAGCTCAACTATCATTCTAAAAACAATATTTTAGAAAACCTGATCTTTCTTCTAGACTCAGGAAAAGTAAAAATGTTGAATTTCAGAACCTATGCATTAAATGAAGAGTAGTTCAGATTTAGATTCCAGACATCAGATTTAAGACAAAAGATTCGGGATAAAAAACTTTAACTGTTAATCCGGCAACGGGCAACTGACCTCGATATACTCTCAAAACTCTTATCTTTGCAGTATGAAATCATTGAAAGTCGTTTTTTTAGGAACTCCGGAGTTTGCCAAAACCTCTTTGGAAGCTATCCATCAGTCCAATCATGAAGTAGTAGGTGTTGTCACTGTGGCCGACAAAGCCAGTGGCCGCGGACAGAAAATCAATCAGTCTCCGGTAAAGATGTATGCTGTAGAAAATAATATTCCGGTATTCCAACCGGAAAAACTGAGGAATGCTGAATTTCTAGAAGACGTAAGAAAGCTTGATGCTGACGTTTTTATAGTAGTTGCTTTCAGAATGATGCCAAAGGTTCTTTTTGAAATGCCTAAAATGGGAACGTTCAATCTTCATGCTTCCCTGCTTCCTGATTACAGAGGAGCTGCTCCCATTAATTATGCAGTGATCAACGGTGAAGAAAAAACCGGTGCCACAACATTCTTTATCAATGAAAAAATAGATGAAGGAAATATTCTTCTTCAGGAGGAACTGGAAGTTTCACCGGACGAAAATGCAGGACACCTTCACGACAGATTAATGGAGATGGGATCAAAGTTAGTGGTAAAAACCCTGGACGGTTTAGCAGACAATGCTATTATTGAAAAGCCTCAGCCTCATGTGGAACATCCCAAAAATGCATATAAAATTTTTAAAGAAGATACCCGGATCCACTGGAGTGCTCCTTCAAAAACAGTTCATCAGTTCATCCTCGGTATGTCACCCTATCCGGCTGCTTTCACAACGATAAAAATCGGAGAAGAAGAAAAAGGATTAAAAATATTCGCCGGAAAATTTGAACTCACAGATCACGGAAAGCCTTCCGGAACTTTGGATATTTCAAAAAATGAATTTAAAATCTATACGGAAGATGGCGTTTATTTTCCACAGGAACTTCAACTTGAGGGTAAAAAAAGAATGAATGTAAAAGATTTTCTAAATGGCTTCAGAAACTTTGACGAAATAAGCTTTTAAATTTGAAAGCATCAGGACTTTAGAGTTTGAATGTGTAGATCGGTAACAGTTACTGGCTATATGTCTGGTATTGAATTATATCGTAATCTAGCTCATGACAGCGTAACATTCACCATTGACTTGCGCTAATAAAGGTTTGAATCTCTTGTCTCAAACTTTTAGTATGATACCTTAATTTTTATTCACCATTTTCCTACGGATCCTGCTTATAAACTCGGGGGTTACTCCCAGATAAGCAGCGATCTGGATATTGGTAAGACGATGAGCTGTTTTGGGATATTTTTTCAAAAAATCCTGATACTGTTCATCAGAAGACTTGCTTAAATTATCAATAATTCTGCGCTGTAAAGCAATGATAGAGATCTGAAATTTAAGCCTCATCAGTTTTTCAATTTCAGGAATTTCCTGATAAAGTTTTTCTTTATCTTCTTTTGAAATTAAAAGGATTTCGCTGTCTTCAATAGCCTGGATATTGAGTTGTGACGGAATCTGATTAATGAAACTGTCAATATCCGAAATCCACCAGTCTTCCACGGCAAAATACAGGATCTGCTCATCTGCATTACTGTCTGTATGGAAAACTTTAAAACAGCCATTCAACACAAATCCTTCAGATTCGCAGATATCTCCTTCTTTTAAAAGAAAATCTTTTTTCTTTAATTTCTGAATACGGAAAGCACTGCAGTATTTTTCCAGCTTTTCGTCTGAAATATCAATATACTCCCGGATATGCTTCTTTAAAGACTCTGTCATGGTTTAAAAATAAAAAAGGTTTAGAAAAATCCTAAACCTTTTATGTTGAAATTATTTTATAAAACTGGCAATAGAATTACTTTGCTACCGGCAATTTACAATTCACTTCTTAAAGCTGAACCAACTCTGTAACCTCTACATCATATCCTCCAACCTGAGGCTTGATACTAGGGTTTTGTGTGATTACTTTAAATTTATTGATTCCCAGATTTTTCAGAATCTGTGTTCCTATTCCGTAATCTCTGTAGTTGTATGCTAACGTAGGGTGTTGCTCCTGTCCGTCCTGATAATTAATAAACTGCTGCAGTTTTCTCAGTGTATTTTCAGAATTCGAAACATTATTGATGAAAATAACAGCTCCTTTCCCAGCTTCATTCACCATGTTGGTTACTTTTTCCAATAGTGGTTTTTCACCGTTGTTAAGTCTTGTCAATACATCAAAATAAGAATCTGAAGACTGAACTCTTACCAAAACAGGCTC includes:
- a CDS encoding ATP-dependent DNA helicase RecQ, which translates into the protein MISQQDFQKLKYDTLKYFWGYDGFRDSQEEVINAVINENDSLVLLPTGAGKSLCYQLPALLKEGTCLVISPLLALMKDQVSQLKHRNIEAEYLSSELDEYDAEAVYDRCKDGITKLLYVSPERLTNKQFLQNIEEIQLSFIAVDEAHCISEWGQDFRPSYQNIKEFRKNHPKIPCLALTATATPKVLEEIKNKLELKKPFVSQKSFKRENIRIFMDEVSDKFQRVFDILKHNNDSGIVYVRTRKDAEMLAEFLKKNQVKNVDYFHAGLTTKEKNTRQSIWNRSDNHVLISTNAFGMGIDKDNVRFVIHYSPAPSLENYYQEIGRSGRDGKDSFAFLLWNKQELLNFDEILKNQTPNKAEFLKIITYLYSIFQVAEYELPEKVFQLNIQGIQNFTRLSKAKISNVLNFLHNQEIIYHNDNKSLSSLELLFNADEIDQLPQKDAYFIELLLRSISGITTHKVMFSEQQVSNKIGVSVPLIKERLKELQQKNYLEYVDGALSSIKFLKPRDERAVNGAYWKLFEHIQKNKIQKWEEIKFFIENTDFCKMKLILAYFGEKNTKNCGQCSVCEKNKQSIFGKNISQQIINLLAKKPSTIEDLSVQLNYHSKNNILENLIFLLDSGKVKMLNFRTYALNEE
- the fmt gene encoding methionyl-tRNA formyltransferase → MKSLKVVFLGTPEFAKTSLEAIHQSNHEVVGVVTVADKASGRGQKINQSPVKMYAVENNIPVFQPEKLRNAEFLEDVRKLDADVFIVVAFRMMPKVLFEMPKMGTFNLHASLLPDYRGAAPINYAVINGEEKTGATTFFINEKIDEGNILLQEELEVSPDENAGHLHDRLMEMGSKLVVKTLDGLADNAIIEKPQPHVEHPKNAYKIFKEDTRIHWSAPSKTVHQFILGMSPYPAAFTTIKIGEEEKGLKIFAGKFELTDHGKPSGTLDISKNEFKIYTEDGVYFPQELQLEGKKRMNVKDFLNGFRNFDEISF
- a CDS encoding Crp/Fnr family transcriptional regulator → MTESLKKHIREYIDISDEKLEKYCSAFRIQKLKKKDFLLKEGDICESEGFVLNGCFKVFHTDSNADEQILYFAVEDWWISDIDSFINQIPSQLNIQAIEDSEILLISKEDKEKLYQEIPEIEKLMRLKFQISIIALQRRIIDNLSKSSDEQYQDFLKKYPKTAHRLTNIQIAAYLGVTPEFISRIRRKMVNKN